One part of the Anaeromyxobacter sp. Fw109-5 genome encodes these proteins:
- a CDS encoding glycosyltransferase family 4 protein — MPVYQEVHRLLGDDFKIAFLASSEANRSWDVARADVACCILPGKHLFLARRDWALHVNVGMAKAIRNHRATVVAVAGYDNPSYWLALAAAKLMRLPVVLWSGSHGLSGRTQRGPVRWLKERFVRAADAYLSYGSMAAEYLVELGALRGRIVVGSNAVESSVFANGTARDTARNEHRIGDEQIVLFSGQLIERKGLEVLIRALGRASSSAHLWVVGNGPDREKYERLASEVLPGRTRFFGHRKYAELPGIYAAADVFVMPSLVEVWGLVLNEAMASGLPVIASRQAGATADLVIGKDTGLAFDANSVDDLAAQLRKMLGDPALRARYGANGRELVSRLDTRRYAADFLKAAELALAARAR, encoded by the coding sequence ATGCCGGTGTATCAGGAGGTTCATCGCCTGCTCGGGGATGACTTTAAGATCGCGTTTCTTGCATCATCAGAGGCTAATCGTTCCTGGGACGTAGCGCGAGCGGACGTTGCGTGTTGCATCCTGCCCGGCAAGCACCTGTTCCTGGCTCGCCGTGATTGGGCACTTCACGTCAACGTGGGAATGGCGAAAGCGATCCGTAACCACCGTGCAACTGTGGTCGCGGTTGCCGGTTACGACAATCCGAGCTACTGGCTGGCGCTCGCAGCAGCGAAGCTCATGCGCCTACCGGTCGTTCTCTGGTCGGGGAGCCATGGTCTGAGCGGGCGCACACAGCGTGGCCCCGTCCGCTGGTTGAAGGAGCGATTCGTCCGCGCGGCAGACGCCTACCTGTCGTACGGGTCAATGGCAGCGGAGTACCTCGTCGAGCTCGGGGCATTGAGAGGCCGGATTGTGGTCGGTTCGAATGCGGTGGAGAGCTCGGTGTTCGCCAACGGCACCGCACGGGATACCGCGCGAAACGAACACCGTATCGGCGACGAGCAGATTGTTCTGTTCTCCGGTCAGCTCATCGAACGGAAGGGGCTTGAGGTCCTCATCCGCGCTTTGGGCCGCGCGTCCTCCAGCGCGCACCTCTGGGTCGTCGGGAACGGACCCGACCGCGAAAAGTACGAAAGGCTCGCGAGCGAGGTCCTCCCAGGAAGGACTCGGTTCTTCGGCCATCGAAAGTACGCTGAGCTGCCGGGCATCTACGCCGCGGCGGATGTGTTCGTGATGCCCTCTCTCGTCGAGGTGTGGGGCTTGGTCCTGAACGAGGCAATGGCCTCAGGTCTTCCGGTGATCGCGAGCCGCCAGGCGGGCGCAACGGCCGACCTCGTCATCGGGAAGGACACAGGCCTCGCGTTCGACGCAAACAGCGTCGATGATCTCGCGGCTCAGCTGAGAAAGATGCTTGGCGACCCCGCGCTGAGAGCACGGTATGGGGCGAATGGCCGTGAGCTCGTCTCTCGCTTGGACACCCGGCGGTACGCCGCAGATTTCCTGAAGGCTGCAGAGCTCGCACTCGCGGCGCGTGCGCGTTGA
- a CDS encoding O-antigen ligase family protein, with amino-acid sequence MAWGGLSSFSLLAGKEGAPAYQATGLALAVLGVALVQRSASAVTQWAASWSGRLLACHAAAAVASGVWSGSSMAAIARYVLLLPAFSVLAAAVRRGGAMKLQAGLIASGVLFVFVHAAQVDPSAVFDPSYRISLFLNTNGVGFIAAVTAVGLLAYLDPRRLRVCSLVAALLVACLVVIFATKSRTASLSFLAGLCVHVWLHARRARRLGTSLAAAVVVLSLVLVCAPAGDRVRQSVTQLYMLDDEHRSVQSGTYRYETWSYVVNELWLPNPLLGVGPGRHGALIEAATGVTSAHNGMLANLAEVGLLGTVPLMGMLALALARRRRSAMRHLPLVAAGIVESGAEIMMFSMGNTGSLLFLLALVAMSTARCPARRGPPIWETRGWHA; translated from the coding sequence ATGGCGTGGGGCGGGCTATCGAGCTTTTCACTTCTTGCCGGAAAGGAGGGCGCTCCCGCCTATCAGGCGACGGGACTTGCGCTTGCGGTGCTCGGGGTCGCTCTCGTTCAGCGATCCGCAAGCGCTGTTACCCAGTGGGCCGCCTCATGGTCCGGTAGGCTCCTTGCCTGTCACGCTGCTGCGGCCGTTGCATCAGGCGTCTGGTCGGGCTCGTCGATGGCGGCCATTGCCAGATACGTGCTGCTGCTGCCAGCCTTTTCGGTGCTTGCCGCTGCCGTGAGGCGAGGTGGAGCGATGAAGCTCCAGGCCGGCCTAATCGCGTCAGGCGTACTATTCGTCTTCGTGCACGCGGCGCAGGTTGACCCGAGCGCTGTGTTCGATCCCTCGTACCGTATCTCTTTGTTTCTGAACACGAACGGAGTCGGTTTCATTGCTGCCGTGACCGCGGTCGGCTTATTGGCGTATCTCGACCCGCGGCGACTGCGAGTGTGCTCTCTTGTGGCGGCGCTGCTCGTTGCGTGCCTTGTCGTAATCTTCGCGACTAAGTCGAGAACGGCTTCGCTTTCGTTTCTAGCAGGACTCTGTGTTCATGTGTGGCTCCACGCAAGAAGGGCAAGGCGTCTGGGGACGTCACTTGCCGCGGCGGTGGTTGTCCTATCGCTCGTGCTGGTGTGCGCTCCCGCTGGCGACCGAGTCCGTCAAAGTGTCACGCAGTTGTACATGCTCGACGATGAGCACCGCTCCGTGCAGTCGGGGACGTACCGCTACGAAACGTGGTCGTATGTCGTTAACGAGCTCTGGTTACCGAATCCTCTTCTCGGTGTTGGTCCGGGTCGCCACGGGGCGCTGATCGAAGCCGCTACAGGAGTGACAAGTGCGCATAATGGTATGCTCGCCAACTTGGCCGAGGTGGGCCTATTGGGTACCGTGCCGTTGATGGGGATGCTGGCGCTCGCACTGGCCAGGAGACGCCGGAGCGCAATGCGGCATCTGCCACTTGTGGCTGCCGGAATAGTCGAGTCGGGCGCAGAGATCATGATGTTCAGCATGGGAAACACCGGAAGCCTCTTGTTCTTGCTGGCCCTGGTTGCGATGAGCACGGCGAGGTGTCCCGCGCGACGCGGTCCTCCGATATGGGAGACGCGTGGGTGGCACGCATGA
- a CDS encoding lipopolysaccharide biosynthesis protein, translating to MVRAHALRASLPNIWRSDTAALMLANLATVALGFITGVITARALGPSGRGDLAVVLFWPSALTSLLDAPIMESVAIRTARDPDRGALSAGSGLFVAIAGSIVAGAIGWIVMPLLLRESQQGLLTLARVALLFVPCSLLSSVPLGFLLGRQRYRAVALIRVGNVLLYGASLATLLVLDVATVTAVMWLTVAARLIPLIACAAPKLRVTKAWPGRDEIAGHVREAGSIQGARTAFVLSSSQDRVLANWTLTQTSIGHWQVVAALVSVMPFVSQAVSQKLLANVAKHESGSSPAVYAAYVRAVVVTAGVAGLTMLFTPVLVPALYGEEFAAAVWPSIIAALGTIASAGTLVLQVAGRAARRTRETIESEVLASAAMAAAAIPLTSAFGIVGLASALLLGRGIALAWASFRIAPSLQMRCWNFVPLSYGFLFAAREEWRSLTGKSTRSGDGAVNGAA from the coding sequence ATGGTGCGCGCACACGCGCTGAGAGCGAGCCTCCCAAACATCTGGCGCAGCGACACCGCCGCATTGATGTTGGCGAATCTGGCGACTGTCGCCCTGGGGTTCATTACAGGCGTGATTACTGCCAGGGCTCTTGGGCCATCAGGCCGAGGGGATCTTGCGGTTGTACTGTTCTGGCCTTCGGCTCTGACTAGCCTCCTGGATGCTCCCATCATGGAATCCGTTGCGATTCGCACGGCTCGGGACCCGGACCGAGGAGCACTCTCAGCGGGCAGCGGGCTATTTGTCGCGATCGCTGGATCGATCGTGGCCGGCGCCATTGGCTGGATTGTTATGCCGCTGCTTCTGAGGGAGTCGCAGCAGGGGCTCCTCACGCTTGCGCGTGTGGCGTTGCTGTTCGTGCCATGCTCGCTGCTGTCATCTGTCCCGCTGGGCTTCTTGCTGGGGCGACAAAGATATCGCGCGGTGGCACTGATTAGAGTGGGCAATGTATTGCTGTACGGAGCATCACTCGCGACTCTGCTCGTGCTGGACGTCGCCACCGTCACTGCTGTCATGTGGCTTACCGTGGCGGCACGGCTAATCCCATTGATCGCCTGTGCTGCACCCAAACTGAGAGTGACCAAGGCGTGGCCCGGCAGGGACGAGATCGCGGGCCATGTCCGCGAAGCTGGTTCGATTCAGGGAGCACGCACGGCATTCGTCCTTTCGTCATCCCAGGATCGAGTTCTCGCGAACTGGACGCTAACTCAGACGAGTATCGGCCACTGGCAAGTCGTCGCTGCGCTTGTGAGCGTGATGCCGTTTGTCTCACAGGCGGTCTCGCAAAAGCTTCTCGCGAACGTGGCTAAGCACGAGAGTGGCTCGTCCCCCGCAGTTTATGCCGCGTACGTGCGGGCTGTGGTAGTCACCGCGGGCGTCGCGGGGCTGACGATGTTGTTCACGCCCGTTCTCGTCCCCGCTCTGTACGGCGAGGAGTTTGCGGCCGCGGTGTGGCCCTCGATCATTGCGGCACTAGGAACCATAGCAAGCGCGGGTACACTCGTGCTGCAAGTTGCTGGTCGAGCAGCACGCCGCACTCGCGAAACGATCGAATCCGAAGTGTTGGCGAGTGCAGCGATGGCCGCCGCGGCCATTCCGCTGACGTCAGCGTTTGGAATAGTAGGGCTGGCGAGCGCTCTTCTGTTGGGTCGTGGAATAGCGCTTGCGTGGGCCAGTTTCCGAATCGCGCCCTCGCTACAGATGAGGTGTTGGAACTTCGTTCCACTGTCGTATGGATTCCTCTTTGCCGCCCGCGAAGAATGGCGGTCACTCACAGGCAAGTCTACGCGGTCGGGCGACGGGGCAGTAAACGGAGCGGCTTGA
- a CDS encoding GDP-L-fucose synthase has protein sequence MHWSNENVLVTGGAGFLGSFVVEELRRRGAQDIFVPRSRDYDLVRMEDVRRLYEDAKPTLVIHLAARVGGIGANRDNPGKFFYDNLMMGVQLIEVGRQVGLKKLVALGTICAYPKFCPVPFREEDIWNGYPEETNAPYGLAKKMLLVQSQAYRQQYGFNSSVLFPVNLYGPRDNFDLHTSHVIPALIRKCVEARERGDEKIEVWGTGAASREFLHVRDAAEGIVAAAEKYDKSDPVNLGAGFEIKIRDLVPLVARLCRFEGQLVWDASKPDGQPRRMLDTSRAEREFGWKARIPFEDGLRETVEWFEQNREKAQ, from the coding sequence ATGCACTGGTCGAATGAAAACGTCCTCGTCACCGGCGGCGCCGGCTTCCTCGGCAGCTTCGTGGTCGAGGAGCTCCGCCGCCGCGGCGCCCAGGATATCTTCGTCCCCCGTTCGCGGGACTACGACCTCGTGCGGATGGAGGATGTTCGCCGGCTGTACGAGGACGCGAAGCCGACGCTGGTCATCCACCTCGCCGCGCGGGTGGGCGGCATCGGGGCGAACCGGGACAACCCGGGGAAGTTCTTCTACGACAACCTCATGATGGGCGTTCAGCTCATCGAGGTGGGCCGGCAGGTCGGCCTGAAGAAGCTCGTGGCCCTCGGCACCATCTGCGCCTACCCCAAGTTCTGCCCGGTGCCGTTCCGGGAAGAGGACATCTGGAACGGCTACCCGGAGGAGACGAACGCGCCCTACGGCCTCGCCAAGAAGATGCTGCTCGTGCAGAGCCAGGCCTACCGGCAGCAGTACGGCTTCAACTCCTCGGTCCTGTTCCCGGTCAACCTCTACGGCCCGCGGGACAACTTCGACCTGCACACCTCGCACGTGATCCCGGCGCTCATCCGCAAGTGCGTCGAGGCGCGGGAGCGGGGGGACGAGAAGATCGAGGTGTGGGGGACCGGCGCGGCCTCGCGCGAGTTCCTCCACGTGCGCGACGCCGCCGAGGGCATCGTCGCGGCGGCCGAGAAGTACGACAAGTCTGACCCGGTGAACCTGGGGGCGGGGTTCGAGATCAAGATCCGCGACCTCGTGCCCTTGGTCGCTCGGCTGTGCCGCTTCGAGGGACAGCTCGTGTGGGATGCCTCCAAGCCCGACGGGCAGCCGCGGCGCATGCTAGACACCTCCCGCGCGGAGCGCGAGTTCGGGTGGAAGGCCCGCATTCCGTTCGAGGACGGGCTGCGCGAGACGGTGGAGTGGTTCGAGCAGAACCGGGAGAAGGCTCAGTGA
- the gmd gene encoding GDP-mannose 4,6-dehydratase, whose product MKKALITGITGQDGSYLAELLLEKGYEVHGIIRRSSSFNTTRIDHIYEDPQEPNRRLFLHYGDLNDSSSLNLLLKQLRPDEIYNLGAQSHVKVSFDIPEYTGEVTGLGACRLLEAVRELGITETRIYQASSSEMFGASPPPQNEKTPFYPRSPYGCAKVYAYWIGVNYREAYKLHVSNGILFNHESERRGETFVTRKVTRAASRIKLGLQKKLYLGNLEARRDWGYAKDYVEAMWLMLQHSEGDDFVIGTGESHSVRELCEAAFGHVGLDYREFVEIDPRYHRPTEVDFLLADPSKAEKKLGWKPRTTFKELIRLMMVSDLDLAAREQRAGAGPAVSRHG is encoded by the coding sequence GTGAAGAAGGCGCTCATCACCGGCATCACCGGCCAGGACGGCAGCTATCTCGCGGAGCTGCTCCTCGAGAAGGGCTACGAGGTCCACGGCATCATCCGCCGCTCGTCCTCCTTCAACACCACGCGCATCGATCACATCTACGAGGACCCGCAGGAACCGAATCGTCGCCTGTTCCTGCACTACGGCGACCTCAACGACTCCTCGTCGCTGAACCTGCTCCTCAAGCAGCTCCGCCCCGACGAGATCTACAACCTCGGCGCGCAGAGCCACGTGAAGGTCTCGTTCGACATCCCCGAGTACACGGGCGAGGTGACCGGGCTCGGCGCCTGCCGGCTCCTCGAAGCGGTGCGCGAGCTGGGGATCACCGAGACGCGCATCTACCAGGCGTCGTCCTCGGAGATGTTCGGCGCCTCGCCGCCGCCGCAGAACGAGAAGACCCCGTTCTACCCGCGCAGCCCCTACGGCTGCGCCAAGGTCTACGCCTACTGGATCGGCGTGAACTACCGCGAGGCGTACAAGCTCCACGTCTCGAACGGCATCCTCTTCAACCACGAGTCCGAGCGCCGCGGCGAGACGTTCGTCACCCGCAAGGTCACGCGCGCCGCCTCGCGCATCAAGCTCGGCCTGCAGAAGAAGCTCTACCTCGGCAACCTCGAGGCCCGCCGCGACTGGGGCTACGCGAAGGACTACGTCGAGGCCATGTGGCTCATGCTCCAGCACTCGGAGGGCGACGACTTCGTCATCGGCACGGGCGAGTCGCACTCCGTGCGCGAGCTGTGCGAGGCGGCCTTCGGCCACGTCGGCCTCGACTACCGCGAGTTCGTCGAGATCGACCCGCGCTACCACCGGCCCACCGAGGTGGACTTCCTCCTCGCCGATCCGTCCAAGGCCGAGAAGAAGCTGGGCTGGAAGCCGCGCACCACGTTCAAGGAGCTCATCCGGCTCATGATGGTGTCGGACCTCGACCTCGCTGCCCGCGAGCAGCGCGCGGGGGCGGGGCCGGCGGTGTCGCGGCACGGGTGA